AGCCTCCAGGGCCTCTAAggcctgctctctctccttgCACAGCAAGGCTACACCGTGGCGAGCCAGGATGGCATCCTTCTGGGTGGAGAGAAGGTTCCGCATGGTGTCGGGCAGGACCCGGAGCGCAGAGAATATGCGTTTGGTGGCCATATCCTGtgacagggaggaggaaagaaggcgCCCTGACCAGGAGACCCAGGAGCCCTCCCATGCGTGGGCCCCACCTGGTGGGACACCTGGCCTCCCGCGCAGCACCTGCGGGCTCACCTGCTGCCGCACGTATTCCTCAAACTCCTTTTTGGCAGCTTCCACAGTCCTCAGGTCGTGCAGCTGGGCGGCCATCTGTCCACAGGAAAACCCAGGCTAcctccctccttctgcctgcTCTGGGCGTGCCTATTCTTCATCACCATCCCAGGGCACTTCGACCttgcctccctcctggccctggaTCCTCCTGGGGAACTCCCTACCTCGTCCGGAGAGGTGAACCCTGGCCCCGTCCTCCCCATCCAGCCGGAGAGGTTCTGCAGAGACATCATCAGAGGGGGTCAGGGTGGGCAAGGGGCCAGGTGGGGTCTGCTGGTCCTTCGGGGGGGGTTCGCACCTTGAtttcctgagctaactgctgccctgTGAGCAGGCGTCTGTCCCCCCTGGCCACGGGGCGCCCCTCGCTCCAATACCCCTGGCAGCGGCTCTTGGCATGCTGGGGGGCGGCACTCAGCACATCCAAGACATAGGCACGGAGGTGGTGGGAATCGTCATCTGTGTCTGAGGAAGAGATTCCTCCTGCTGAGGAGACCGGGGGCTGAGCAGGACCGGGCTTTGGGAGGAGAAAGGGTATCAGAGGCTGGGAGACGCTGGCTAGTGTGAGGGGGCTCCGGTGGCCCGGAGGAGGGCAAGCTGGGGAGGCCTTTGCCCCTGGGGACACTCACCTTCCGGGTTTCCGTGGGCTCTGCTTGCCCACCGCCTCCCTGGAGCAGGCAGGAGGTAACAGCGGGCTCGCCTCCCTTGGAGCAGCTCCTGAACCTTAGGGTATTTCCTGGATGACTTCTGAGAGATTGGGGAGCACTCTGAGCTAGGGGATCCAGCCTCCAGTTCTTAGCTCGCCTACAGGACCCCTCCTGGGctcccctcacctcctgcccAGTCCACCCGccccctccatcccctccttcTGCACCACTCACCTGGATGATGTCACCCACatgcccctgccctgccttgtTGGCGTGGGATGAGTCACGAACTAAGAGATCCAGGTGCTGGAAGAAAAGGGGTCCTGACACCAGCAGCCAGAGGGTGTCAGGATCTGGGGTGACAAGTCCAAAATGGGTGTCTCACCTGGATTGGCACCATGCCATAATGCCTGCCCATCACCTCAGCCACATGGACAAACATCTaggggcagagcagagggtcACAGCTGGGCCACTCCAAGGACTGTGCCTCCCCTCGCCCCCTGGGCCCACCGTAGGACCCATGCTCCCGGTTCTCAGCTCCAGGGCTCTCCTGTCTCTCCCCCAACCAGGCATCTTGTGCTTCACCCTCTACCCTCAAGCCCACCAACCCAGTTCCAGTGTCACGAGATCCTAGGCCAGAACTGGAAGGCACCTGCTTCCGGTTGGGCCAGTCCCCTGGCCTTATAGTCAGGGCAGAGACGGGTGGCACCCCCAAGACCAGATGTCCCCTCACCTCCAGATAGTCCAGGTCTGTATCCTTCAGCTCCTGGGAGGTGTTGAGGATCTGGAACCAAGGAGAACAAGGAGATGGAAGAGCATCTGTGAAGGCAGAGACACTGGGAAGACCCCGGTGAGGAAGGAGCTCGCAGGCACTCCAGGCGGCTCAGGCCTGGGAGAGACCAGCCCAAGGGGCCTCCACAGCTTGCGAGGCTAGACCGGCCTTGAGGAATGGAAGGCAACCTGGGAAACGGTCCTGCAAATCTTCAGCTGTCCCCAGGGACCTTCAACGAACCTTTAGAACAAACCATGCTCCCACCTTCACTGACCAGGGGCACTCACCAGGGGCAAGCTCCTGCCCCGACCTGGGCCCATCTCCTAATCCTCCAAGAGAAGAGGTTAGCAGTGCCTGCCTCGGGGCGCCGTTGGGGTCACGAGATGGGACAATGGGTGCACGCCCAGCCCAGCTCCCGTACAAAAGTTCATGGAAGTCCTCCCCCACTGCCTTCCGCTGCAAGGATGCCCTTGACCCCCAAGGAGTGATCCCCTCTACTGCCTCCCCGAAGCAGCTTAAACACGCCCCGCAGAGCAGGGCCTAAGGGGACCATGGGAGCCTCCCGGCGGTGGGGCAGATGGCACCGCCCCCCTTGCAGGGACACCCCCAGAACCTGTTGGGACCCCGGACACAAAAGCTTGTGAGAGCAGGGTGACCATTCCCAGTGTGCTGAGGGCCAGACCCGACTGAGATGCCCCGGGTCTGGAGGAAGCTgagctgggggggcggggggctgcaCCCTCACCTGGTAGGAGCTCAGCATCGTGGTGAGGGCACACAGCTTGGTCCTTGTTTCTCTGCTGAGTTCAGGGCTCATGGCATCTCCCGTGTCTACCAGGAACACAGCCACCTGTGTGGGAAGCAGGACGGGGGACAAACAGAGGAGCCAGGCCTGCCTCACTCCACCATACTCTCCCCCTAACCTCTGCCCACCCCATCTTCTCACCTTGCCCCCAAAGATTTTCTGGGTTCCCCTCCTCTTTGAccatctctgttctctctcttacCCCTCCCTGACCCAATCTTGACCTCTGCTGCCCTTTCCCCCCTCAccttcctcccctctttccccAGCAGGAAGGGGTGGCTCCACATCCATATGCCCCTGGTGAGGCTATTGGCACCCCACCTGAACCCCTGGAGGGACCCCCCTCCTCTGGGCCAGCCGCTCTCGCCGGACTCCTGTGGGGCAGACAAGCGCAGCATCAGTTGGTACATCGTGGCCCCATTCCCCTCCCAAAGCCAGGCTGGGACCCCGAACCtaccccccagccccgcccttACCAGGCCCGGCAGGCCCCGCAGCAAGTGGTTGAGGAGGAAAGTCTTCCCTGAGTGCTGCTCCCCCAGGACAGCAAGGAGGCAGACAGGGGTGTCCCGGGCCAGGGGGTGCTTCAGGCAGCGGTTGATGGCCCCCATCCTCAGGATGAGGCCTCCGGAGGCATTGATTCGCACCAGCAGCAGCGGTTCTGCCCTCACGGCACAGGTCTCCTGGGCCAGGAGGAAGAGGGTCCCTGAGCATCCAGCTTTGGGCGTCGGGACCCAAGTCGGCAGTGTGTCCAACCCTGAACTCTGTTCCCACCCCGACATTCCAGAATAGGGCCGAAgccccctgcctcctctgggaTTGGCCCCGGGTCTCTCTGTGCCCCCCACTCCGCGGTGAGGCCGGGTCCCCTGACCTGGAGCACGGCGGGCAGGGACTTCTGCGGCAGGAGCTTCATCTTCTCCCCCAGACTCCGGAGGCCCTTCTTCTGCTTGCATATCTTCCGGCACTCGGGGCAGCAGGGTGGCTCGCAGCCCGGGACGCGGTGTGTGCTGAAGCACCGCGTGCAGAAGTCGTGGCCGCAATCCAGCGAGACGGGCTCGCGTAGCCTCTCCAGGCAGATGGAGCAGGCAGGAAGCTCCCGGGGGGCTGTGGGCCGgggccccaggcccagctccaACTTGGGGAATGGCGTGCGGGACCTGGGGTCAGAGCGGTGTGTGGGGTGCAGGGGCACAGGCCAGGGATTCAGAGGGCAGGCTGCTCCCAGAGAGACCATACTCTGCCCATTCCTCACTGACTTGTACCTCAGAGCTTAGGGATCCCAGAGTGGGGGCAGCAGAGCAGTGGGGAGAGTGAGCCAGACAGGGAGAAAGCCTGCATGGAACCCTGGGTCTGCCACACCACCACGTACCACCAGGGGCAAGCTCCTGCCCCGACCTGGGCCCATCTCCTAATCCTCCAAGAGAAGAGGTTAGCAGTGCCTGCCTCGGGACGCCGTTGGGGTCACAAGATGGGACAATGGATGCACGCCCAGCCCAGCGCCCATACAAACGCTCATGGAAGTGCTCCCCCACTGCCTTCCGCTGCAAGGATGCCCTTGACCCCCAAGGAGTGATCCCCTCCACTGCCTTCCCGAAGCAGCTTAAACACGCCCCGCAGAGCGGGGCCTAAGGGGACCATGGGAGCCTCCCGGCGGTGGGGCAGATGGCTCTGGTTCTTAGAAGATTCCTTCCACTCTCCTGCTTTCAGCTGGAGTCGGCCTCCCTGAGCACCCACTGATTTCCCCTGCCgcctcctctccagcctggccGATCCAGCCTCGAGCTGCCTCCCCTGGGCCGGCCCTCTGGAGGCTCGGGGCCACAGGCCTCCCTTGTTTGCTCCTGGACCAGGCCCACTGCGCCAGCCCCACCGGCAGGCCCTGCTACTTACCAACTGTTGCTGCTGTTTCCCATGAAGCTCCGTTTTCTCTCCTTGGAgagaaaattgggggaaaaaacaacaacaacaacaaaaaggttTTTAGAAGAGAATCTAGACTTCTATCTTCCTCCTGGGTTCCGGTGGCCCCTCATCCTCCCCCCACAGacccatcccccagccccaggtggccccttcctgccccagccctcctccccagaTCTCAGGACTGAAGACTTGCCTGTTTGCCAAGCCGGTGACAAAAGGAAATGACTGACAAGGCGGACCTCGGCAtgggaggctgggagtggggacaggGTCCGGAAGCAGAGGCCAGAGACCCAAGAGACCTTCAGCCAGTGGCTGGTAAGGATGGCTTTGCTCCTGGAAGGGCTGGCCGAGCTGTGGCAGGTGGAAGCCGGGGTGGGGGATGGTCTCCCCAGGGGAGATGACTCCGTCAGAGCTGGAAAATAGATGTGACAGTCGGGAAAGAGGAGGCTGCCTCTGGACTCACCCAGGGGGAGGAGACAGGACTGCGGGAACCAGGGCTCCGGAGGAGGGAGGGACCGAGCTAGGCTCAGAATCCCTGGCAGAGGCTGGGATGCAAGCAAGCCGAGGTGGTGAGTCGCCATGGAGACGGAAGGGAAAGATAaggacagggagggggagggtggatggaaagagagagaagccatATGGATGCACAGGCAAAGATGAAACCGTGGGCAGTTACTGCCCCTACTGGCCCAGGCGGGGTCCTTCCAGGGACACCAAGCAGGGTGTGCAAAGGGGGGAAAGCACAGCCAGAGCTGCCCTACTGGACGagtattcactgagcacctactatgtacagAGCCCTGTGATGCCCCAATACCACCTCTGGCCCTCACACCCCCGCCCCTGGGGGCCAGTCCCAGCTGGCACCAAGCTGGTCTCATTGGGGCCAAGTCCCAGCGGAAGCTTTCCTCAgcaccctcaccccacccacccacgCCTGGCTTCTCTGACATCGGCTACGTGTCACCTGGCATCTTCCCCTTTCAAGGGCTTTCACCCTGCTTCCAGCTTGTGACAGTCACCTCTGGACCTTCTAACCACCGTCTACCCCCCAGTGCACAGCCAGCATAAACTTCCACAAGCAGAGCTGACCCCATGTTGCTCAAACACCTGCTATGGCCCCTACCACCATCACGTCAAAATCCAAACCGCCTGGCCTGCAGGCACAGGCCTGGTCCCCCGCTCCAGCCTTCCCTCTCGCCCGCCCTCGCCTGCCTCTGCACCTTTGCTCTGTGTTCCCAATGCCTGCAGCACGGCTCCTGCTCATTACTCCTGAGAGACCCTCGGGGGCCCAGCTCAGGGGCAGTGCCCTCCTTGGAGACTCCCTGCCTCGTCCCTCCCAACTGGATGTGATCTCACCCTCAGGTGGCTTGTGGCTCAGGGACCTGATTTGTGACGGATTCAGTGTGGCCCAGACTCTGGTGTCAGGCTGATCCAGGCTCGATTCCCGGCTGACCCATACGAGCCGAGGTCCTGGGTGCCTCCCTTCACCTCTCCAGGCTCTGAGGGGTCACACTTACGTAGAGAAAGCCACTTGGCCAGGCGGAGAGTCTATTCTTAAGCCCTAAGCTAGGATGTAGAGGCGGTGGGGCATAGGATTCATACCCTAGAGAAGTGTGGTGAAGACCGCCCCCAGCAGAGGACACCCCTGCAGCCAGAGCTGGATCTTGTCCACCCCGGTCTTTTGCACTGGGGACCAGAGGGCCTCTGTCTGTGGGACTGAATCAAAGCCGGAGAAGCAGCACCATCGACTCAAGCCCCTCTGGGCTGGCAGTGAAGCCTCGCCTAGGATAGGAGCAGGGCAGAGCTGCATGCCCAGTCTCCCCTCTTGGCGGAGACCTGGGTTTTCTAAATCACCTGGGCCTTGCTTCCCTGGCAGGTAGATGCAGCGAGAGCTTCTGTGCTGGACTCTCATGGAAGTTCTAAACCTGCCTCTGTCCCAGCACGAGATCCTGGTAAGTtgctttcctctctgagcctgcttTCTCAGCAATGGGCAAAGCTGTAGCAGAGCGGATGGGCACCCAGTCTTCCCCGGGCCACACATTGGTCTCCAGGCCCTTGGGGTGCAGCCGGGAACAGAAGAGACAAGGTCCCCTCTAGTGGGCACATGGACCAGTGGGAGACGGAATGCACCACTGTGATAGAGTGAACCAGACtggtgggggtcggggtggggcACAGGGGTTAGGGCGGGCTATCCTGGTGAGCAAAGGGGCAGGGAAAGGTTGTTCTAGGCAGAGTGAACCAGAGGGGACGTCACCCGCTGGAAGGAATGAAGGTACTCAGGTGGTGGGAACACTCACCAAGGCCAGAGCCAAGGAGGCCTGGGCATGCAGGACCTGATGAGTCATAGGAAGGGATACGGGCCCATCAATGGGTGTCCCAGGAGTGGTCCAGCCAGGTAGACGTGTGTCACAGGAGCATCATGCTTAGGGATGGCTATGTAATTTGTGGGCCTGGTGCAAAATGAAACTGCCGAGCCCCTCTCAGGGGCAGGAAAGTCAATCCCTCTCCCCACAAGTCCACCGCCCCAACCCATGGCCAATGAGTGACACTAAGAGAGGCCACCTTCATGCTGGGACATGCTCCGTAGATGGATTAGGGGTGAGCAAGAGGTCTCACCGAGTTTCAGCCCTGGGAGAGGATGGCTGCCACCCTGTCCCACCCCAAGGTGCCTGGAGCCAATCCGGGTCCCCAGTTCTCCTGAACCCCAGTTCAAGCCTCCAGGTGGTGGGAGTGCCAGGGAGTGGGAATGGGTAGCCCAGAACCCGTCctggggaggcagtgggaggcAGGACATGCGGGGAATTGAGGCTCCAAGCCCCCAGTGCATGCTCCATTTTCCCATCAGACTCCACTTACGAAACTCAAACTCAGAGCTGAAAAGATCAAGTCTCCAGATGGCAACAACAGAACACTGACGCCCAGGCACAGGGCCTTCTGAAGGCTGCCCTGAGCAACTGCACAGCCACACTCCTGCCAAGCCAGCCCTGGGCACTCTGGCTTCTGTATGGACAAGAGGTTAGAAGGGCAGGGCTGGAAGCGGACAGGGAGGCCAGCCTACAAGGAGTGGAGACCCCACCCAGGCCCCAGGCTGTGCAAGAGATGCAGTGGGAACAGACCAGGCAGAGAGGCAGGTGGGAGAAACTTGGAGCTCGCTGTGGTAGTGGAGAGGCCGGCCTGCTCCTCTGCTCTCAGAGGCCCCTGGCAGTACCTGGGGTTCGGAGGGGAACCTTTGCCCAGCGAGGCCGACTACGAGGTCAGGTGCCGCGGCCGCCTTCTGTCCATTAGGCTCCGCAGGCCTGTGAGCAGTTCTGCAGTCTCTGACAATGTTTGCAACTTGATGGGGAAATAAGTGTTCccaaactaagaaaagaaaacctcaaaatcAAAAGTAGAGCCAGCTCTGATGACCTAGGGGTTAaagttcggcacgctctgctttggcggcccaggtttggttcctggacatggaaccacaccactcatctgtcagtagccgtgctgtggtggtggctcacacagaagaaccagaagaacttacaactacacacaactatgtactggggctttgggtgcgggaaaggaagaaaaaggaggcagattggtgacagatgtcagcttagtgaatcttcctctgcaaaacaaCAAAGTAATACCCCTTCGTTCAGTGTCTGCTGCCCCACACATCAGCTCGCATTGTCACGTGAAGTTAGATTTACATCACACAAGTGCCACTGAGTGAGCAATGTTTAtcaagcacctgctgagcacggagCACTGAGCTGGACTCCGTGGTGTCAGCGGTGaccaaaacagagaaaataatagcaGTTACGTGTTCATGCACAGCAGCAAGCAATTTGTTCTTATCAAATTCAACACTGTTAAAGGCTATacaaatcctttttaaaaactcGTGGCAAAATTTTAATTCCATGTAGCTATGGGGAACACTTGTCTTGACATGTTTGCTGTGATGTCAAGGGAGGCCTCCAGATGGTCAAAGGGCTGGGGGCCTGCCATGTCCCTGAGCCTGGCACGTAAGGCCCACCCAGGAGGCCCTCTCTGCCTGCACAGGACCACGCTgtctggaagggaaaggaagaaagcccACTCTGTCCAGTTCCCTGTTTTCTAACTTGGGTGAGGACTCCACGCAGGTCCCCCATGGTGCCCCGACCCCCCACAGGGACTCACAGGGACAGTGAAG
The sequence above is drawn from the Equus przewalskii isolate Varuska chromosome 10, EquPr2, whole genome shotgun sequence genome and encodes:
- the RNF112 gene encoding RING finger protein 112 isoform X2, encoding MPRSALSVISFCHRLGKQERKRSFMGNSSNSWSRTPFPKLELGLGPRPTAPRELPACSICLERLREPVSLDCGHDFCTRCFSTHRVPGCEPPCCPECRKICKQKKGLRSLGEKMKLLPQKSLPAVLQETCAVRAEPLLLVRINASGGLILRMGAINRCLKHPLARDTPVCLLAVLGEQHSGKTFLLNHLLRGLPGLESGESGWPRGGGSLQGFRWGANSLTRGIWMWSHPFLLGKEGRKVAVFLVDTGDAMSPELSRETRTKLCALTTMLSSYQILNTSQELKDTDLDYLEMFVHVAEVMGRHYGMVPIQHLDLLVRDSSHANKAGQGHVGDIIQKSSRKYPKVQELLQGRRARCYLLPAPGRRWASRAHGNPEGGISSSDTDDDSHHLRAYVLDVLSAAPQHAKSRCQGYWSEGRPVARGDRRLLTGQQLAQEIKNLSGWMGRTGPGFTSPDEMAAQLHDLRTVEAAKKEFEEYVRQQDMATKRIFSALRVLPDTMRNLLSTQKDAILARHGVALLCKEREQALEALEAELQAEAKIFMDSYTMRFCGHLAAVGGAVGAGLMGLAGGVVGAGMAAAALAAEAGMVAAGAAVGATGAAVVGGGVGAGLAATVGCMEKEEDERVQEGDREPLLQEE
- the RNF112 gene encoding RING finger protein 112 isoform X3, which translates into the protein MPRSALSVISFCHRLGKQERKRSFMGNSSNSWSRTPFPKLELGLGPRPTAPRELPACSICLERLREPVSLDCGHDFCTRCFSTHRVPGCEPPCCPECRKICKQKKGLRSLGEKMKLLPQKSLPAVLQETCAVRAEPLLLVRINASGGLILRMGAINRCLKHPLARDTPVCLLAVLGEQHSGKTFLLNHLLRGLPGLESGESGWPRGGGSLQGFRWGANSLTRGIWMWSHPFLLGKEGRKVAVFLVDTGDAMSPELSRETRTKLCALTTMLSSYQILNTSQELKDTDLDYLEMFVHVAEVMGRHYGMVPIQHLDLLVRDSSHANKAGQGHVGDIIQKSSRKYPKVQELLQGRRARCYLLPAPGRRWASRAHGNPEDTDDDSHHLRAYVLDVLSAAPQHAKSRCQGYWSEGRPVARGDRRLLTGQQLAQEIKNLSGWMGRTGPGFTSPDEMAAQLHDLRTVEAAKKEFEEYVRQQDMATKRIFSALRVLPDTMRNLLSTQKDAILARHGVALLCKEREQALEALEAELQAEAKIFMDSYTMRFCGHLAAVGGAVGAGLMGLAGGVVGAGMAAAALAAEAGMVAAGAAVGATGAAVVGGGVGAGLAATVGCMEKEEDERVQEGDREPLLQEE
- the RNF112 gene encoding RING finger protein 112 isoform X1 is translated as MPRSALSVISFCHRLGKQERKRSFMGNSSNSWSRTPFPKLELGLGPRPTAPRELPACSICLERLREPVSLDCGHDFCTRCFSTHRVPGCEPPCCPECRKICKQKKGLRSLGEKMKLLPQKSLPAVLQETCAVRAEPLLLVRINASGGLILRMGAINRCLKHPLARDTPVCLLAVLGEQHSGKTFLLNHLLRGLPGLESGESGWPRGGGSLQGFRWGANSLTRGIWMWSHPFLLGKEGRKVAVFLVDTGDAMSPELSRETRTKLCALTTMLSSYQILNTSQELKDTDLDYLEMFVHVAEVMGRHYGMVPIQHLDLLVRDSSHANKAGQGHVGDIIQKSSRKYPKVQELLQGRRARCYLLPAPGRRWASRAHGNPEAGGISSSDTDDDSHHLRAYVLDVLSAAPQHAKSRCQGYWSEGRPVARGDRRLLTGQQLAQEIKNLSGWMGRTGPGFTSPDEMAAQLHDLRTVEAAKKEFEEYVRQQDMATKRIFSALRVLPDTMRNLLSTQKDAILARHGVALLCKEREQALEALEAELQAEAKIFMDSYTMRFCGHLAAVGGAVGAGLMGLAGGVVGAGMAAAALAAEAGMVAAGAAVGATGAAVVGGGVGAGLAATVGCMEKEEDERVQEGDREPLLQEE